The following coding sequences lie in one Hippopotamus amphibius kiboko isolate mHipAmp2 chromosome 17, mHipAmp2.hap2, whole genome shotgun sequence genomic window:
- the GNGT2 gene encoding guanine nucleotide-binding protein G(I)/G(S)/G(O) subunit gamma-T2, which yields MAQELSEKELLKMEVEQLKKEVKNPRAPISKTGKETEDYVEAEAGNDPLLKGIPEDKNPFKEKGSCMLSGWLCSRSP from the exons ATGGCCCAGGAGCTCAGTGAGAAGGAGCTCTTAAAGATGGAGGTGGAGCAGCTGAAGAAGGAAGTGAAGAACCCAAGAGCTCCG ATTTCcaagacaggaaaggaaaccgAGGATTACGTGGAGGCCGAAGCAGGAAATGACCCTCTTCTCAAAGGCATCCCTGAGGACAAGAACCCCTTCAAGGAAAAAGGCAGTTGTATGCTAAGCGGATGGCTCTGCAGCCGCTCGCCCTGA